The following proteins come from a genomic window of Finegoldia magna ATCC 29328:
- a CDS encoding ABC transporter ATP-binding protein: MKKKYSTNDNIKFMFNLAWNNQKSLIFILIIMAITTAGIDILQLYFTPQIIKMVENSQDFTTIMLTVVVFAVLIFICSATKESLDLRILPKKIYIRTLMLNQCIEKFLSMDYEMTLDKNVLDLSEKANVNLEGNDKATEHIWLTMKDILYLLISTSVYLILLARLPIFIILVSIIASLISFLYSKKLKQWKYDNRKTQAKFEKEFNYINSVSSHKHAKDIRMFGLGNWLEDIYDSVFVLYDDFMNKMGNKMLMADFLDCVFNLLRNSVTYYYLINFAVNGKIDASMFLLAFSAQTKFGYDVQRLFNFFSVLYMEAKDIATVREFVDLEEKFKKDGGIELNPDDDITIKFENVGYKYPGSDEYVLKNVNFQVNPQEKVAVVGLNGSGKTTLIKLLIGFLDPTEGRVLVNGIDLRELNRRKYYEIFSAVFQDYSILPETIYMNVTQSKSTDDVEGVEEVLKLAGLYDKVKEFPNGVFNTIEKYIYQDSPVLSGGETQKLLLARALYRNSKFLILDEPTAALDPLAERDLYNKYNELTKNHTSIFISHRMASTRFCDYILLIGNKGIEERGTHEELMEKGGTYKYLFDTQAKYYREDYNAKES; this comes from the coding sequence ATGAAGAAAAAATATTCTACAAATGATAATATTAAATTTATGTTCAATCTTGCGTGGAACAACCAAAAAAGTTTGATTTTCATTCTGATAATTATGGCTATCACGACTGCTGGAATTGATATTTTACAGTTGTACTTTACTCCACAAATTATCAAAATGGTTGAAAATTCACAAGATTTCACAACGATTATGCTTACTGTTGTTGTGTTTGCGGTTTTGATTTTCATCTGTTCTGCGACAAAAGAGTCGTTGGATTTGAGAATCTTGCCGAAAAAAATCTACATTCGAACTTTGATGTTAAATCAATGTATCGAAAAATTCTTGTCGATGGATTACGAGATGACATTGGACAAGAATGTGTTAGATTTATCCGAAAAAGCGAACGTAAATCTTGAAGGAAATGACAAAGCTACAGAACATATCTGGCTTACGATGAAAGATATTTTATACTTACTAATCAGCACGAGTGTGTATTTGATTTTACTTGCAAGGCTTCCTATTTTCATAATTTTGGTGTCGATTATCGCCAGTTTGATTAGTTTTCTGTATTCAAAAAAACTTAAACAATGGAAGTACGATAACAGAAAAACACAAGCTAAGTTTGAAAAAGAATTCAACTATATTAATTCAGTTAGTAGCCACAAACACGCCAAGGATATCAGAATGTTTGGGCTTGGAAATTGGCTGGAAGATATTTACGACAGCGTTTTTGTCTTGTACGATGATTTCATGAACAAGATGGGCAACAAAATGTTGATGGCAGATTTCTTGGATTGCGTGTTCAACCTTTTGAGAAATTCCGTTACATATTATTATTTAATAAATTTTGCAGTCAATGGCAAGATTGATGCAAGTATGTTCTTGTTGGCTTTTTCTGCACAAACAAAATTCGGATACGATGTTCAAAGATTGTTCAATTTTTTCAGTGTGCTTTATATGGAAGCGAAGGACATCGCAACTGTAAGAGAGTTTGTAGATTTGGAAGAAAAGTTCAAAAAGGATGGCGGAATCGAATTAAATCCAGATGATGATATTACGATAAAATTCGAAAATGTGGGATATAAATATCCTGGTAGTGACGAATATGTATTGAAGAATGTGAACTTCCAAGTCAACCCACAAGAAAAGGTGGCTGTAGTTGGACTCAATGGATCGGGGAAAACTACTTTGATTAAACTTTTGATAGGATTTTTGGATCCAACAGAGGGTCGTGTGCTTGTCAATGGAATTGATTTGAGAGAACTCAACAGAAGAAAATATTACGAGATTTTCTCTGCGGTGTTCCAAGATTATTCGATATTGCCGGAAACTATTTACATGAATGTAACGCAATCAAAATCCACAGATGATGTGGAAGGCGTAGAAGAAGTGTTGAAATTGGCAGGCCTTTACGACAAGGTTAAGGAATTTCCGAATGGTGTATTCAACACGATTGAAAAATATATCTACCAAGATTCACCGGTCTTATCAGGTGGGGAAACACAAAAGCTACTTCTTGCAAGAGCTTTGTACAGAAATTCTAAGTTTTTGATATTGGATGAGCCGACGGCAGCTCTTGATCCATTAGCAGAAAGAGATTTGTACAACAAATACAACGAACTAACTAAAAACCACACGTCGATTTTTATTTCTCATAGAATGGCTTCGACGAGATTTTGCGATTACATTTTGTTGATTGGAAATAAGGGAATTGAAGAGCGTGGAACTCACGAAGAATTGATGGAAAAAGGCGGAACGTACAAGTATTTGTTCGACACTCAAGCGAAATATTACAGGGAGGACTACAATGCAAAAGAATCTTAA